TTGATGTTTTTAAAAACCTTGAAAAAGCCTTCATTTAAAATACTGATAGCATCTTCCCTGTTATTAGCGTAGCGCAGACATATCCCTAAAGACATAGCGTAGTAGATGGTGTAAAGATCTTTCTGGGCCCTGCGGTCCTCATCAATACATCCTTTAATAATATGGATAGATTTTTCGTCAACTTCTGTTATCGCCACTCGATATTGCTTCTTTCTTTTGATAAATATAGTATTAAGTCTTATACGAGAGGATAATCGAAAAGGTTGCCTCCAAAAAATATTTTTTTTCGACTCAATTTCCAAGCAACCTTTTCGCTGACCTGATCGTAATATCAAGACATTATTTTAAAACATACCATTATGAAATCAAACCAAAAACAAGTCAAATTAACTTTTATAGGTGGTCTATTGACCTTAACATTGTTTTCTGCATGTTCAAAAAGCGATGGTGAACCTGGCAATGTCGAAAATAAAAACAAGGGCGTGCAAATGTCTGCCAATACCCAATTTGGTAATATTCTGACCGATGCCGACGGTAAAACACTCTATTTCTTTTCGAATGATACAAAAGGAGCTTCGACCTGCAGCGGTAATTGTTTGGCCACTTGGCCGGTTTATTACAGCAGTGAAACAAGCACAGACCTAAAAATTGACAAAAGCCTGATCGGTGAAATAACACGTGAAGATGGCTCGAAACAAAACACATTTAAGGGCTGGCCGCTTTACTATTATGCAGGCGATAGTCAATCCGGTCAGGTGAAAGGAGATGCTGTCAATAAAATATGGTACGTGGCCAAACCTGATTATTTACTCATG
The DNA window shown above is from Sphingobacterium thalpophilum and carries:
- a CDS encoding RNA polymerase sigma factor produces the protein MAITEVDEKSIHIIKGCIDEDRRAQKDLYTIYYAMSLGICLRYANNREDAISILNEGFFKVFKNINKYDFQKPFSIWIKKIMTNTAIDFYRAKIKQGILVDVSMYERIPLLRMIASVKS